The genomic DNA GGCTTTGTCACATAAAGTTCAGCTTCAAGCTTTTCCATTGCTTCTTTAGTTTTTTTTATAACATCTAGCTTATCCTTTCCAATGTTTGGAATTAGGGCGGGCGAGTGCGGTGTAATTGCTGCAAATACTAAAGACATATTAAAAATTATTTATAACCCATTTGCTTAGTTTATTTGGCTCTACAAATCGGTTTTGGTAATCTGGATTTCCCATTGTTGTTATTACAAACTTTTTGCCATCAGATTTTCTTTCTATTAACATTGCTAAGTTTGATCCGGCTTCGTACAAAAACCCTGTTTTACTAGAAATTATATTGTAAGGTAAATCGGTGTATTCAAGTAACTCGTTAGTGTTATAGTCATAATGATGTTCTCGACCATCTTTATCAATAATTTCATCATATTCATAGCTAGCCAGCCCCATTATTTTTTGCAAAGATCCATTTGCTATTACTTTTTTGAAAAGTTTTGTATAGTCTAAAACTGTAGATTTATTGCCTAAATCATATCCATAAGTGTCTGTAAAACTAGTATTCGAAAGTTCCCATTCTGTTGCTTGTTTATTCATCCTAGAAATAAATGAAGGCTCGTATTTTTCTACCTCACTCACTAACATTTTAGCGGGTGTGTTTAGAGATGAAACAAGGAGTGCATTCATTATATCTTTGTTTCTAAAAGTTTCTCCTTCAGAAACGCGGAAGTAATGCATCGTAGATTTGTGTTCACTAGATTTGTATGTGACTGTTCCAATGTTTGAAAGTGTAAGTCCTTCTTGCAAAAGTCTGAAAGCTGTCATAACTTTTGTAAAAGAAGCCATTGGTCGAATTACATTTATATTTTTTCCAGCAAGAATTTTTTCAGTTTCATATTCAGTCACAAGATAAGCGTCTATTGTTGTTTCAAAAACATCTCCCACAAAAGCTGTCTCAGTTTCAGGAGTTTTTTCCATTAAATCTTCTATATTGCTCGGTATTTCTTCTATTGTGGGTTCTTGTGCTACTACTTGAGTTGTTTGGTTTACTGGTTGAATTTCGCCACGCAAATATATTGCTTCTCCAGTAATATGACTCATTCCAGTAAACTGATCTGTCCAAATTATATTTTTCCAGTTAAATCCAAGTCCGTTGAAAACATCTTCATCTGCAATGTGTCTTTTTTTACCATTTTCAACTACATAAATTTTGTTTGAGCCTGTGATTCCAAAAAGTGTTCCATTTTTAAATAATATAGCATTTCCCAAAACTAATTCTCCTAAATCTGCTAAGTTTACAGTTTCTATTGAAAATTCAGAAAAATTTGTTTTTGCTATCTGCGGATCTGTCACTGGCATGTAAACACCACTTTTAAAGAAGTAATATTTACCAAGTTCTTCTATCTTTAATAATCTACCAAGCGGATTTTCTTGGTTGGCTGTGATAGTTTCACCTATTGAGTAAGCATCCAAATCTGCAGTTGTGACATTCACAATTTCATCTGGATGATATCCAAGTTGTTTTACTGTTTCGTAGTTTGCAAATGGACGCTTATGGTCATAATCAAGTAGATAATATTTTACTCCATTTTTCACAACACTAAAGTTCGGAAGGTTTAATGGTTTGCCATCTTCATATCGTGAAAGCTCGGATGCAGGAGCTGTAATAATAAATTTTGGATCAAATCTGGAAATAAGAACAGACATACTGGAAATCAATCTTTTTTCGCCATCTTGGAGTAAGTATATTAACTTAGTTTCAGCGTCTTGAAGAAGTGTTCCGTCTGGATAGCGCTGTTCAAACCAAGTATTCCAAAGTTTCCAAAAGTTTTTGTTTCCCAAAATGTGAGGAGTATAAGTATATAAAAAAGCAGTTGCAGAACTAGCTGGAACTATAGTTTGCCCATCTATATTATATGCAACTGAAGCTTTTTTAATCCACGATTCGCTATATTGGTTGTCGTAATACCAACGCATAATTCCAGCCGCACTGTCCACTTGAGTTCCAAAACCAATATGTTTTTGAAGTGTAGGGTCGCTCATACTACAATTATCACAAATTCCATAGCCAGTTGCCCAATTTAGTTGTTTTTGTGTTGGGTTTGTAGTTGAAATTAAACTTTGTTCTTTTTGTAATTTTACAAGTAGGTATTTTGGATTTATCTTGTTATCTTGTGCAGAGCGATAAATAATATCTGACGCAGTTCTGTTCACACCATTTTTGTCTGGGCTTTTGTAAGTGGATAAAAATTTTCCATTTGCCAACAAAAAAGCTTGAATATCGGCGCGGTTCATACTGGAATAATTTTGTAGTTCGGAGTCACTAATTATAAAGTTTGGATTGAAATCTTCTACAGCAAGTACAAAAGTGCTTGGGATGAGTAAGCCTAAAATTGCCAAAAAGAATATAATTTTTGTTGATTTCATAAAAGTTTGTTATTAAGTATCTATTATATCAGTAGTAAAATTAACAAACAAGAGGGGGGTTAATTACTTGATTTTTTATTAAAAATATGATAGTTTAATTTTATGTCCTTTAACAACAGGAGAGGAGAAAATGAGAAAATTTGAGAAAGCAGATTTAGGTAAACTTCCAGAGAATTCTAGATTTCCATTATTGCATTTTGTTATTACACCAGATGTACTTTTTGATGAAGATGGTATGAAACTTTCAGGAATTACTTTTTTGAAAAAGTTTTTGAATCTTCATAAATTTGGACCAAAAGATGACTTTGGATTTGCAGATACAAAAAGATTGCTTGTAAAAGTGAGTATTGTTGCACTGAAAAATCCTAGTAAAATAGGTGATTTTTTTGAAGCTTTAAAAAAAGCAGATTTTGAAGAATTTTTTGATCAGTCACTTTTTGAAGTTATTTTCATTGGAAATAACAAAAATACAAAAAATACACTTGTTTATCTTGTAGATGTTTTAAATGCAGATTTATTTTTGTCTGCAGACGAGGAATTGGTTAGACATGTTATGAATGAGGGTTTTCTCTCTGTTAAAACTATTCCAAAACGCCACCAAGAAGTAAAATCAGAAGTTCCATTTGTTTTGGCTATCGATTTTGATGGTGTTTTGGCTGATGATAGTGCGGATAGAGAATATGAAAAATATGGATTGGTCAGATTCAATGAGTATGAAACAGAAAATGAGGGTAAGCCACTTTTGTGGGGACCGTTCGTTGATTTTTCTATAAGATGTGCTGTTCTTCGTTCTGTTTTTCCAGATGATTACAGCATGTCTCCATTTCAAATTGTTTTGGCGACAGTTCGCGGTTCTACTAGGTTTTGTAGGGCTAAGCTTACTTATGAGCAGTTTAATTTTGCTCCTGATATGGTTTTCGGATCTTGTGGTGAACCAAAAGGAAAATTACTAGAAGCACTTAGTGTAGATTTGTTTATTGACGATAGTAAACAACATGTGGAAGATGCAACTAGAAATGCTGTTTACGCAGTCCATGCATTGTATGGATATAAAAATCGTAAAAGTCCTTGTTTGAATACTAAAAAGTCTATATTTGTTTTTTTGAAAGAAAAAGAAAAGATTGCGATTACTGGAAAAATACTTCCCAGAGTTAATAAAAAAGTCTCAAAACAAAAACCAAAAAAAAAAGAGATGTGGAAGATTTTGATTCTAGTTTTGAATTTACACATACAGTATCTTGTGCATGTGACGAGTGCTTAGAAAAAGATATGTTGAGTAATAAATAATAAAAATAAGAGCGTTGTTTCAACGCTCTTTTATTTTATTCAAAATAAATTGTAAGTGAATATTGTAATCAATGGTTGGTAAAAGTTCGTGATAATTTATTTTATGTTTTTTTAATAATAAAGAAATTAAATCATCTATTTCATTTCTAAAATCAGAATCTACTGAGCGTACACCATCGTTAGTTGCTTCTAGGCCAAGTTTTTTTGTTTTAAATACAAAATCATAACTTGGCATATGTTCTACAGCTTTTTTTTCATATTCATATAAATCCAAATCTTTTGAAGCTCTTTGCATATAAGCAAAATTATCTAAAGTCGCACGGTCACAAATCAAAAAACCATTTGGCAGGTATAATTCATTTTCAAGCCTAAACTGATTATCTAAAATCCATTTTTGTGCTTTAAAATTGGAAGCTTCGTTTATTGGAAAGGGACACTCGCGCGCAAGTTCATTTAGATAATTTACATTATTACCAAGTTCATTCAATTTTTCCGCTAGAATTCTGCCAAGAGTAGTTTTTCCAGTT from Candidatus Magasanikbacteria bacterium includes the following:
- a CDS encoding serine hydrolase, with protein sequence MKSTKIIFFLAILGLLIPSTFVLAVEDFNPNFIISDSELQNYSSMNRADIQAFLLANGKFLSTYKSPDKNGVNRTASDIIYRSAQDNKINPKYLLVKLQKEQSLISTTNPTQKQLNWATGYGICDNCSMSDPTLQKHIGFGTQVDSAAGIMRWYYDNQYSESWIKKASVAYNIDGQTIVPASSATAFLYTYTPHILGNKNFWKLWNTWFEQRYPDGTLLQDAETKLIYLLQDGEKRLISSMSVLISRFDPKFIITAPASELSRYEDGKPLNLPNFSVVKNGVKYYLLDYDHKRPFANYETVKQLGYHPDEIVNVTTADLDAYSIGETITANQENPLGRLLKIEELGKYYFFKSGVYMPVTDPQIAKTNFSEFSIETVNLADLGELVLGNAILFKNGTLFGITGSNKIYVVENGKKRHIADEDVFNGLGFNWKNIIWTDQFTGMSHITGEAIYLRGEIQPVNQTTQVVAQEPTIEEIPSNIEDLMEKTPETETAFVGDVFETTIDAYLVTEYETEKILAGKNINVIRPMASFTKVMTAFRLLQEGLTLSNIGTVTYKSSEHKSTMHYFRVSEGETFRNKDIMNALLVSSLNTPAKMLVSEVEKYEPSFISRMNKQATEWELSNTSFTDTYGYDLGNKSTVLDYTKLFKKVIANGSLQKIMGLASYEYDEIIDKDGREHHYDYNTNELLEYTDLPYNIISSKTGFLYEAGSNLAMLIERKSDGKKFVITTMGNPDYQNRFVEPNKLSKWVINNF
- a CDS encoding 5'-nucleotidase; this encodes MRKFEKADLGKLPENSRFPLLHFVITPDVLFDEDGMKLSGITFLKKFLNLHKFGPKDDFGFADTKRLLVKVSIVALKNPSKIGDFFEALKKADFEEFFDQSLFEVIFIGNNKNTKNTLVYLVDVLNADLFLSADEELVRHVMNEGFLSVKTIPKRHQEVKSEVPFVLAIDFDGVLADDSADREYEKYGLVRFNEYETENEGKPLLWGPFVDFSIRCAVLRSVFPDDYSMSPFQIVLATVRGSTRFCRAKLTYEQFNFAPDMVFGSCGEPKGKLLEALSVDLFIDDSKQHVEDATRNAVYAVHALYGYKNRKSPCLNTKKSIFVFLKEKEKIAITGKILPRVNKKVSKQKPKKKEMWKILILVLNLHIQYLVHVTSA
- a CDS encoding ATP-binding protein, yielding MKIALIGTHSTGKTTLGRILAEKLNELGNNVNYLNELARECPFPINEASNFKAQKWILDNQFRLENELYLPNGFLICDRATLDNFAYMQRASKDLDLYEYEKKAVEHMPSYDFVFKTKKLGLEATNDGVRSVDSDFRNEIDDLISLLLKKHKINYHELLPTIDYNIHLQFILNKIKER